The Haemorhous mexicanus isolate bHaeMex1 chromosome 5, bHaeMex1.pri, whole genome shotgun sequence genome contains a region encoding:
- the TCF20 gene encoding transcription factor 20 isoform X1 has protein sequence MQSFREQSSYHGNQQSYPQEVHTSSRLEEFSPRQQAQMFQSFGGGAGSGRRGATGASTAMPGESSGHQSYQGFRKEAGEFYYMAANKDPVVSGGQQPPQRRPSGPVQSYGPPQGSSFGSQYGSEGHVGQFQTQHSTLGGVSHYQQDYTGPFSPGSAQYQQQASSQQQQVQQLRQQIYQSHQPLPQASSQSASSTSHLQPMQRPSTLPSSASGYQLRVGQFSQHYQPPSSSSSSSFPSPQRFGQSGQNYDGSYNVNSGSQYEGHAVGSNAQAYGTQSNYSFQTQPMKSFEQSKLPQSGQQGQQQQHPPQHVMQYSNAATKLSLQSQVGQYSQTEVPVRSPMQFHQNFSPISNPSPAASVVQSPSCSSTPSPLMPGGENLQCGQGNMSMGSRNRILQMMPQLSPTPSMMPSPNAHAGGFKGFGLEGLQEKRLTDPGLSSLSALSSQVANLPNTVQHMLLSDALAPQKKSSKRSSSSKKADSCTNSEGSSQAEEQLKSPMAESLDGGCSSSSEDHGERVRQLSGQSTSSDTTYKGGNLERPNSSPAQGSQNEPSKLSSSPAAREDVASPDGKESVVAVENAPKVNEKAVGVIVSREAMAGRVEKSGGQDKPAQDDASTAPQAPASTSGAKEAGHAGTQQETQGGGKGSKSGDNTNHNGEGNSQPGHAVVGPNFPARTESSKSPGSLRYSYKDNIAPGIQRSIGGFPQYPSGQEKGDFPGHSERKGRNEKFPSLLQEVLQGYHHHPDRRYSRNAQEHSGMAGSLEGAMRPNVLISQTNELTNRGLLNKNMGSLLEGPHWGPWDRKSSSAAPDMKQINLADYPIARKFDVESQSAAHEAGALSERRSVICDISPLRQLVRDPGPHPIGHMGPEARSGRSERLAPGLSQSVILPGGLVSMETKMKAHSGQIKEEDFEQSKSSASLNNKKTGDHCHPAGIKHESFRGNASPGAAVSDAAPDYMPQQDNRSTQMRRGPGRTGRGKSPSQYQDLADKLKMSPGRSRGPGADLHHMNPHMTLSERVSRGSLHSVYPQNSEGPSLASAYHTNARPHAFGDPNQSLNSQYHYKRQIYQQQQEEYKDWASSAAQGVIAAAQHRQEGARKSPRQQQFLERVRSPLKNDKDGMMYLQGSSYHDTGSQEAGRCVMGSDSTQSKCTELKHGSQKLQHHESGWDLSRQTSPAKSGGPLGAANQKRFCPQESDGHRREESTDLPKPSNAMLRLPGQEDQSPQNPLIMRRRVRSFISPIPTKRQPHDMKNSGSDDKGRLMTSAKEGADKTYNSYAHSSQSQDAGKSVAKGDSFKDLPSPDNRNCPAVSLTSPAKTKILPPRKGRGLKLEAIVQKITSPNIRRSVSSNSAETGPDTVTLDDILSLKSGPEGGNVAGHGPEAEKRKGEIPDQVGPASQDTSGEKTVPRSSEEWQSSEDDKNKKEVPETASIGKEGAGSSAGPPPSQKSGGQGRSDGSVSGAGTLTFSDSKTISPSSVFISEPNPKSEEKDGDVTNISPKPDGFPPKGYFPSGKKKGRPIGSVNKQKKQQQQQQLPAPPPPPPAPSQPAEGVGAGEPKPKRQRRERRKPAAQPRKRKPRRAAPIVEPQEPEIKLKYATQSVDKTDSKNKSFFPYIHVVNKCELGAVCTIINAEEEEQNKLMRGRKGQRSSTPPPSNAESKVLPTSTFMLQGPVVTESSVLGHLVCCLCGKWASYRNMGDLFGPFYPQDYAATLPKNPPPKRATEMQSKVKVRHKSASNGSKTDTEEEEEQQQQKEQRSLAAHPRFKRRHRSEDCSGASRSLSRGASCKKATTDGGSGGEKTPLDSKPSMPTSEGGTELELQIPELPLDSNEFWVHEGCILWANGIYLVCGRLYGLQEAVEIAREMKCSHCQEPGATLGCYNKGCSFRYHYPCAIDADCLLNEENFSVRCPKHKVRLLR, from the coding sequence ATGCAGTCCTTTCGGGAGCAAAGTAGTTATCACGGAAACCAGCAGAGCTACCCGCAGGAAGTGCATACTTCATCCCGACTGGAAGAGTTCAGCCCTCGCCAGCAGGCCCAGATGTTCCAGAGCTTTGGaggaggtgctggcagtggACGTCGTGGAGCAACAGGAGCCTCTACAGCAATGCCTGGTGAGAGCTCTGGCCATCAGAGCTACCAAGGTTTCAGAAAAGAAGCAGGAGAGTTTTACTATATGGCTGCCAACAAAGATCCAGTGGTATCAGGAGGGCAGCAGCCGCCTCAGCGCAGGCCTTCTGGACCAGTACAGAGCTATGGGCCCCCTCAAGGGAGTAGCTTTGGGAGTCAGTATGGGAGTGAGGGACATGTGGGCCAGTTCCAAACACAGCACTCGACCCTTGGGGGTGTATCCCACTATCAACAGGATTATACTGGTCCTTTTTCTCCAGGGAGTGCCCAGTATCAGCAGCAGGCTTctagccagcagcagcaggtgcagcagctGAGACAGCAGATCTATCAATCTCATCAGCCTTTACCCCAGGCTTCCAGCCAGTCTGCTTCTAGCACCTCCCACTTGCAGCCAATGCAGCGTCCATCCACCCTGCCTTCCTCTGCTTCAGGCTACCAGTTACGAGTGGGTCAGTTCAGCCAACACTATCAGCCACCTTcgtcatcctcctcctcctctttcccttccccacaGCGTTTTGGCCAGTCAGGACAGAATTATGACGGAAGCTACAACGTAAATTCTGGGTCGCAGTACGAAGGCCATGCTGTGGGTTCCAATGCACAGGCCTATGGGACCCAGTcaaactacagctttcaaactcAACCGATGAAAAGCTTTGAGCAATCTAAGCTGCCCCAAagtgggcagcaggggcagcagcaacagcaccCACCTCAGCACGTCATGCAGTATTCAAATGCTGCCACTAAACTCTCTCTTCAAAGTCAAGTGGGACAGTACAGCCAGACTGAAGTTCCTGTAAGGTCGCCGATGCAGTTCCACCAAAACTTCAGTCCAATCTCTaatccatctcctgctgcatctGTGGTTCAGTCTCCAAGCTGCAGCTCTACCCCTTCTCCACTCATGCCAGGTGGAGAGAATCTCCAGTGTGGGCAAGGCAACATGTCCATGGGTTCTCGAAACCGGATCCTGCAGATGATGCCTCAGCTTAGTCCTACACCATCTATGATGCCAAGCCCCAATGCTCATGCGGGTGGATTCAAGGGGTTTGGACTGGAAGGACTGCAAGAAAAAAGGCTCACAGATCCAGGACTGAGCAGCCTGAGTGCTCTAAGTTCTCAAGTTGCCAATCTGCCCAACACAGTCCAGCACATGTTGCTCTCAGATGCCTTGGCACCTCAGAAAAAAAGTTCCAAAAGATCATCCTCTTCCAAGAAGGCTGACAGTTGCACCAACTCAGAAGGCTCCTCCCAGGCAGAGGAGCAACTCAAGTCTCCTATGGCAGAGTCCCTGGATGGTGGCTGTTCCAGTAGTTCAGAGGATCATGGGGAAAGGGTGAGACAGCTGAGTGGCCAGAGCACCAGCTCAGACACCACTTACAAAGGGGGTAATTTAGAGAGACCCAACTCCtcaccagcacaaggctctcaGAATGAGCCATCAAAACTCAGCAGCAGTCCTGCAGCTAGGGAGGATGTGGCCTCCCCTGATGGGAAGGAATCTGTGGTGGCTGTGGAAAATGCCCCAAAAGTGAATGAAAAGGCAGTTGGGGTGATTGTCTCCCGGGAAGCCATGGCAGGAAGAGTAGAAAAGTCAGGTGGACAAGATAAACCTGCACAAGATGATGCTTCCACAGCCCCTCAGGCACCAGCTAGCACTAGTGGAGCGAAAGAAGCTGGGcatgcagggacacagcaagAAACTCAAGGAGGAGGTAAAGGGAGCAAAAGTGGCGATAACACTAACCATAATGGGGAGGGGAACAGCCAGCCGGGTCATGCAGTTGTTGGGCCAAATTTTCCTGCAAGAACAGAATCTTCCAAGTCTCCTGGCAGTTTAAGATACAGCTACAAGGATAATATAGCACCTGGTATACAGAGAAGTATTGGTGGCTTTCCACAGTATCCGTCTGGTCAAGAAAAGGGGGATTTTCCAGGGCATAGCGAGCGCAAAGGCCGTAATGAGAAGTTTCCTAGCCTCCTCCAAGAGGTTTTACAGGGGTACCACCATCATCCAGACAGAAGGTATTCTAGGAATGCCCAGGAGCATTCTGGGATGGCTGGGAGTTTGGAGGGAGCCATGAGACCCAATGTTTTAATTAGTCAAACCAATGAATTGACCAATAGAGGCCTCTTAAACAAAAACATGGGGTCCCTCCTAGAAGGCCCTCACTGGGGTCCCTGGGATAGGAAGTCTAGCAGTGCAGCTCCAGACATGAAGCAGATAAATTTAGCTGATTACCCTATTGCTAGAAAGTTTGATGTGGAGTCTCAGTCTGCTGCCCATGAGGCAGGAGCACTCTCAGAGAGGAGATCAGTGATCTGTGACATATCTCCATTAAGGCAACTTGTAAGAGATCCTGGCCCTCACCCCATAGGGCACATGGGTCCTGAGGCCAGAAGCGGAAGGAGTGAACGTCTTGCCCCTGGCTTGAGCCAGTCAGTAATACTCCCTGGTGGTTTAGTATCCATGGAAACAAAGATGAAAGCTCACAGTGGACAAATAAAGGAAGAAGATTTTGAACAGTCAAAGAGCTCAGCTAGTCTCAACAATAAGAAAACAGGAGACCATTGTCATCCTGCTGGCATCAAGCATGAATCTTTTCGAGGCaatgccagccctggagctgcagtctCCGATGCTGCTCCAGACTACATGCCCCAGCAGGACAACAGATCGACACAGATGAGACGAGGACCTGGCAGAACTGGAAGGGGTAAATCACCCTCTCAATATCAGGATCTTGCTGATAAGCTGAAAATGTCAccaggcagaagcagaggcCCAGGGGCAGATCTGCATCACATGAACCCCCACATGACACTATCTGAAAGAGTTAGCAGGGGTTCCTTGCATTCTGTCTACCCTCAGAATTCAGAAGGCCCATCTCTGGCTTCGGCTTATCACACGAATGCTCGGCCTCATGCTTTTGGTGACCCTAACCAGAGTCTGAATTCCCAGTATCATTACAAGAGACAGATATACCAGCAACAGCAAGAAGAATACAAAGATTGGGCAAGCAGCGCAGCTCAGGGTGTgattgctgcagctcagcacaggcaggaaggAGCAAGGAAGAGCCCAAGACAACAACAGTTTTTGGAAAGAGTAAGGAGTCCCTTAAAAAATGACAAGGATGGCATGATGTACCTTCAAGGTAGCTCTTACCATGACACTGGAAGCCAGGAAGCTGGACGCTGTGTCATGGGGAGTGACAGTACTCAAAGCAAATGCACCGAACTGAAACATGGCAGCCAGAAGTTGCAGCATCATGAATCTGGTTGGGACCTCTCTCGGCAAACTTCTCCTGCCAAAAGCGGCGGCCCTCTTGGAGCAGCCAACCAAAAAAGATTTTGCCCTCAAGAAAGCGATGGGCATCGACGAGAGGAATCTACAGATTTGCCCAAGCCTAGTAATGCTATGCTTCGGCTCCCTGGCCAGGAGGACCAGTCTCCACAAAACCCATTAATTATGAGGAGGAGGGTCCGTTCTTTCATCTCTCCTATCCCTACCAAAAGACAGCCACATGATATGAAGAACAGTGGCAGTGACGATAAAGGGCGACTGATGACTTCAGCAAAAGAAGGAGCTGATAAAACGTACAACTCCTATGCCCATTCATCTCAAAGCCAAGATGCTGGCAAGTCAGTTGCAAAGGGAGATTCCTTCAAGGACCTGCCAAGTCCTGATAATAGGAATTGTCCTGCTGTTTCCCTCACAAGCCCAGCAAAGACCAAAATATTGCCCCCAAGAAAGGGGCGAGGATTAAAACTGGAAGCTATTGTTCAGAAAATTACATCTCCCAATATTAGGAGAAGCGTTTCTTCCAACAGTGCTGAAACTGGTCCAGATACTGTCACTCTTGATGACATCCTGTCCCTCAAGAGTGGGCCTGAAGGAGGAAATGTGGCTGGACATGGACCAGAGGCtgagaagagaaaaggagagataCCAGATCAAGTGGGGCCAGCAAGCCAGGATACAAGTGGTGAAAAAACTGTTCCGAGATCTTCAGAAGAGTGGCAAAGCAGCGAGgatgataaaaacaaaaaagaggtCCCTGAAACGGCCAGTATTGGCAAAGAGGGAGCAGGATCCAGTGCAGGACCACCACCTTCTCAGAAGTCAGGTGGTCAGGGAAGGTCTGATGGATCTGTGAGTGGAGCTGGAACTCTGACCTTTTCTGACTCAAAAACAATTTCCCCTTCCAGTGTGTTCATTTCTGAACCAAATCCAAAGTCGGAGGAAAAAGATGGAGATGTGACAAACATTTCACCCAAGCCAGATGGTTTCCCTCCAAAGGGATATTTCccctctggaaagaaaaaagggaggcCAATTGGGAGTGTGAACaagcagaagaagcagcagcaacagcagcagctgcctgccccTCCGCCTCCCCCACCAGCACCATCACAGCCTGCAGAAGGGGTGGGTGCTGGTGAGCCAAAGCCCAAGAGGCAAAGGAGGGAGAGGCGAAAACCTGCAGCGCAGCCACGGAAGCGGAAGCCTAGACGGGCTGCTCCAATTGTGGAGCCTCAAGAACCAGAGATCAAGCTTAAATATGCTACCCAGTCTGTAGATAAAACTGACTCCAAGAATAAGTCCTTTTTCCCTTATATTCATGTGGTAAACAAGTGTGAATTAGGCGCTGTGTGCACAATCATAAACgcggaggaagaggagcagaacAAACTGATGAGGGGTCGGAAAGGACAGAGGTCTTCAACACCCCCTCCTAGCAATGCGGAGAGCAAAGTGCTGCCCACCTCAACTTTCATGCTGCAAGGCCCTGTAGTAACGGAGTCTTCTGTCTTGGGGCATCTGGTTTGCTGCCTGTGTGGCAAATGGGCCAGCTATCGTAACATGGGTGACCTCTTTGGTCCTTTCTACCCCCAGGATTACGCAGCTACCTTGCCCAAGAATCCACCTCCAAAGAGGGCCACAGAAATGCAGAGCAAGGTCAAGGTACGGCACAAAAGTGCTTCTAATGGTTCCAAGACAGATactgaagaggaggaggaacagcAACAACAGAAGGAACAAAGAAGCCTGGCTGCTCATCCCCGCTTTAAGAGGCGGCACCGCTCTGAGGACTGTAGTGGAGCCTCTCGGTCACTTTCAAGGGGAGCTTCTTGTAAAAAAGCAACCACtgatggtggcagtggtggtgaAAAGACTCCTTTGGACTCAAAACCGTCTATGCCCACTTCAGAAGGTGGCACTGAGCTGGAGTTACAAATTCCTGAACTACCTCTTGACAGCAATGAATTTTGGGTCCATGAGGGTTGTATTCTCTGGGCCAATGGGATCTACCTGGTCTGTGGCAGGCTCTATGGGCTGCAGGAAGCTGTGGAGATTGCGAGAGAGATG
- the TCF20 gene encoding transcription factor 20 isoform X2 yields MQSFREQSSYHGNQQSYPQEVHTSSRLEEFSPRQQAQMFQSFGGGAGSGRRGATGASTAMPGESSGHQSYQGFRKEAGEFYYMAANKDPVVSGGQQPPQRRPSGPVQSYGPPQGSSFGSQYGSEGHVGQFQTQHSTLGGVSHYQQDYTGPFSPGSAQYQQQASSQQQQVQQLRQQIYQSHQPLPQASSQSASSTSHLQPMQRPSTLPSSASGYQLRVGQFSQHYQPPSSSSSSSFPSPQRFGQSGQNYDGSYNVNSGSQYEGHAVGSNAQAYGTQSNYSFQTQPMKSFEQSKLPQSGQQGQQQQHPPQHVMQYSNAATKLSLQSQVGQYSQTEVPVRSPMQFHQNFSPISNPSPAASVVQSPSCSSTPSPLMPGGENLQCGQGNMSMGSRNRILQMMPQLSPTPSMMPSPNAHAGGFKGFGLEGLQEKRLTDPGLSSLSALSSQVANLPNTVQHMLLSDALAPQKKSSKRSSSSKKADSCTNSEGSSQAEEQLKSPMAESLDGGCSSSSEDHGERVRQLSGQSTSSDTTYKGGNLERPNSSPAQGSQNEPSKLSSSPAAREDVASPDGKESVVAVENAPKVNEKAVGVIVSREAMAGRVEKSGGQDKPAQDDASTAPQAPASTSGAKEAGHAGTQQETQGGGKGSKSGDNTNHNGEGNSQPGHAVVGPNFPARTESSKSPGSLRYSYKDNIAPGIQRSIGGFPQYPSGQEKGDFPGHSERKGRNEKFPSLLQEVLQGYHHHPDRRYSRNAQEHSGMAGSLEGAMRPNVLISQTNELTNRGLLNKNMGSLLEGPHWGPWDRKSSSAAPDMKQINLADYPIARKFDVESQSAAHEAGALSERRSVICDISPLRQLVRDPGPHPIGHMGPEARSGRSERLAPGLSQSVILPGGLVSMETKMKAHSGQIKEEDFEQSKSSASLNNKKTGDHCHPAGIKHESFRGNASPGAAVSDAAPDYMPQQDNRSTQMRRGPGRTGRGKSPSQYQDLADKLKMSPGRSRGPGADLHHMNPHMTLSERVSRGSLHSVYPQNSEGPSLASAYHTNARPHAFGDPNQSLNSQYHYKRQIYQQQQEEYKDWASSAAQGVIAAAQHRQEGARKSPRQQQFLERVRSPLKNDKDGMMYLQGSSYHDTGSQEAGRCVMGSDSTQSKCTELKHGSQKLQHHESGWDLSRQTSPAKSGGPLGAANQKRFCPQESDGHRREESTDLPKPSNAMLRLPGQEDQSPQNPLIMRRRVRSFISPIPTKRQPHDMKNSGSDDKGRLMTSAKEGADKTYNSYAHSSQSQDAGKSVAKGDSFKDLPSPDNRNCPAVSLTSPAKTKILPPRKGRGLKLEAIVQKITSPNIRRSVSSNSAETGPDTVTLDDILSLKSGPEGGNVAGHGPEAEKRKGEIPDQVGPASQDTSGEKTVPRSSEEWQSSEDDKNKKEVPETASIGKEGAGSSAGPPPSQKSGGQGRSDGSVSGAGTLTFSDSKTISPSSVFISEPNPKSEEKDGDVTNISPKPDGFPPKGYFPSGKKKGRPIGSVNKQKKQQQQQQLPAPPPPPPAPSQPAEGVGAGEPKPKRQRRERRKPAAQPRKRKPRRAAPIVEPQEPEIKLKYATQSVDKTDSKNKSFFPYIHVVNKCELGAVCTIINAEEEEQNKLMRGRKGQRSSTPPPSNAESKVLPTSTFMLQGPVVTESSVLGHLVCCLCGKWASYRNMGDLFGPFYPQDYAATLPKNPPPKRATEMQSKVKVRHKSASNGSKTDTEEEEEQQQQKEQRSLAAHPRFKRRHRSEDCSGASRSLSRGASCKKATTDGGSGGEKTPLDSKPSMPTSEGGTELELQIPELPLDSNEFWVHEGCILWANGIYLVCGRLYGLQEAVEIAREMKCSHCQEPGATLGCYNKGCSFRYHYPCAIDADCLLNEENFSVRCPKHKPLLPCSLPSLQNKMLKGSLSTEQSERG; encoded by the coding sequence ATGCAGTCCTTTCGGGAGCAAAGTAGTTATCACGGAAACCAGCAGAGCTACCCGCAGGAAGTGCATACTTCATCCCGACTGGAAGAGTTCAGCCCTCGCCAGCAGGCCCAGATGTTCCAGAGCTTTGGaggaggtgctggcagtggACGTCGTGGAGCAACAGGAGCCTCTACAGCAATGCCTGGTGAGAGCTCTGGCCATCAGAGCTACCAAGGTTTCAGAAAAGAAGCAGGAGAGTTTTACTATATGGCTGCCAACAAAGATCCAGTGGTATCAGGAGGGCAGCAGCCGCCTCAGCGCAGGCCTTCTGGACCAGTACAGAGCTATGGGCCCCCTCAAGGGAGTAGCTTTGGGAGTCAGTATGGGAGTGAGGGACATGTGGGCCAGTTCCAAACACAGCACTCGACCCTTGGGGGTGTATCCCACTATCAACAGGATTATACTGGTCCTTTTTCTCCAGGGAGTGCCCAGTATCAGCAGCAGGCTTctagccagcagcagcaggtgcagcagctGAGACAGCAGATCTATCAATCTCATCAGCCTTTACCCCAGGCTTCCAGCCAGTCTGCTTCTAGCACCTCCCACTTGCAGCCAATGCAGCGTCCATCCACCCTGCCTTCCTCTGCTTCAGGCTACCAGTTACGAGTGGGTCAGTTCAGCCAACACTATCAGCCACCTTcgtcatcctcctcctcctctttcccttccccacaGCGTTTTGGCCAGTCAGGACAGAATTATGACGGAAGCTACAACGTAAATTCTGGGTCGCAGTACGAAGGCCATGCTGTGGGTTCCAATGCACAGGCCTATGGGACCCAGTcaaactacagctttcaaactcAACCGATGAAAAGCTTTGAGCAATCTAAGCTGCCCCAAagtgggcagcaggggcagcagcaacagcaccCACCTCAGCACGTCATGCAGTATTCAAATGCTGCCACTAAACTCTCTCTTCAAAGTCAAGTGGGACAGTACAGCCAGACTGAAGTTCCTGTAAGGTCGCCGATGCAGTTCCACCAAAACTTCAGTCCAATCTCTaatccatctcctgctgcatctGTGGTTCAGTCTCCAAGCTGCAGCTCTACCCCTTCTCCACTCATGCCAGGTGGAGAGAATCTCCAGTGTGGGCAAGGCAACATGTCCATGGGTTCTCGAAACCGGATCCTGCAGATGATGCCTCAGCTTAGTCCTACACCATCTATGATGCCAAGCCCCAATGCTCATGCGGGTGGATTCAAGGGGTTTGGACTGGAAGGACTGCAAGAAAAAAGGCTCACAGATCCAGGACTGAGCAGCCTGAGTGCTCTAAGTTCTCAAGTTGCCAATCTGCCCAACACAGTCCAGCACATGTTGCTCTCAGATGCCTTGGCACCTCAGAAAAAAAGTTCCAAAAGATCATCCTCTTCCAAGAAGGCTGACAGTTGCACCAACTCAGAAGGCTCCTCCCAGGCAGAGGAGCAACTCAAGTCTCCTATGGCAGAGTCCCTGGATGGTGGCTGTTCCAGTAGTTCAGAGGATCATGGGGAAAGGGTGAGACAGCTGAGTGGCCAGAGCACCAGCTCAGACACCACTTACAAAGGGGGTAATTTAGAGAGACCCAACTCCtcaccagcacaaggctctcaGAATGAGCCATCAAAACTCAGCAGCAGTCCTGCAGCTAGGGAGGATGTGGCCTCCCCTGATGGGAAGGAATCTGTGGTGGCTGTGGAAAATGCCCCAAAAGTGAATGAAAAGGCAGTTGGGGTGATTGTCTCCCGGGAAGCCATGGCAGGAAGAGTAGAAAAGTCAGGTGGACAAGATAAACCTGCACAAGATGATGCTTCCACAGCCCCTCAGGCACCAGCTAGCACTAGTGGAGCGAAAGAAGCTGGGcatgcagggacacagcaagAAACTCAAGGAGGAGGTAAAGGGAGCAAAAGTGGCGATAACACTAACCATAATGGGGAGGGGAACAGCCAGCCGGGTCATGCAGTTGTTGGGCCAAATTTTCCTGCAAGAACAGAATCTTCCAAGTCTCCTGGCAGTTTAAGATACAGCTACAAGGATAATATAGCACCTGGTATACAGAGAAGTATTGGTGGCTTTCCACAGTATCCGTCTGGTCAAGAAAAGGGGGATTTTCCAGGGCATAGCGAGCGCAAAGGCCGTAATGAGAAGTTTCCTAGCCTCCTCCAAGAGGTTTTACAGGGGTACCACCATCATCCAGACAGAAGGTATTCTAGGAATGCCCAGGAGCATTCTGGGATGGCTGGGAGTTTGGAGGGAGCCATGAGACCCAATGTTTTAATTAGTCAAACCAATGAATTGACCAATAGAGGCCTCTTAAACAAAAACATGGGGTCCCTCCTAGAAGGCCCTCACTGGGGTCCCTGGGATAGGAAGTCTAGCAGTGCAGCTCCAGACATGAAGCAGATAAATTTAGCTGATTACCCTATTGCTAGAAAGTTTGATGTGGAGTCTCAGTCTGCTGCCCATGAGGCAGGAGCACTCTCAGAGAGGAGATCAGTGATCTGTGACATATCTCCATTAAGGCAACTTGTAAGAGATCCTGGCCCTCACCCCATAGGGCACATGGGTCCTGAGGCCAGAAGCGGAAGGAGTGAACGTCTTGCCCCTGGCTTGAGCCAGTCAGTAATACTCCCTGGTGGTTTAGTATCCATGGAAACAAAGATGAAAGCTCACAGTGGACAAATAAAGGAAGAAGATTTTGAACAGTCAAAGAGCTCAGCTAGTCTCAACAATAAGAAAACAGGAGACCATTGTCATCCTGCTGGCATCAAGCATGAATCTTTTCGAGGCaatgccagccctggagctgcagtctCCGATGCTGCTCCAGACTACATGCCCCAGCAGGACAACAGATCGACACAGATGAGACGAGGACCTGGCAGAACTGGAAGGGGTAAATCACCCTCTCAATATCAGGATCTTGCTGATAAGCTGAAAATGTCAccaggcagaagcagaggcCCAGGGGCAGATCTGCATCACATGAACCCCCACATGACACTATCTGAAAGAGTTAGCAGGGGTTCCTTGCATTCTGTCTACCCTCAGAATTCAGAAGGCCCATCTCTGGCTTCGGCTTATCACACGAATGCTCGGCCTCATGCTTTTGGTGACCCTAACCAGAGTCTGAATTCCCAGTATCATTACAAGAGACAGATATACCAGCAACAGCAAGAAGAATACAAAGATTGGGCAAGCAGCGCAGCTCAGGGTGTgattgctgcagctcagcacaggcaggaaggAGCAAGGAAGAGCCCAAGACAACAACAGTTTTTGGAAAGAGTAAGGAGTCCCTTAAAAAATGACAAGGATGGCATGATGTACCTTCAAGGTAGCTCTTACCATGACACTGGAAGCCAGGAAGCTGGACGCTGTGTCATGGGGAGTGACAGTACTCAAAGCAAATGCACCGAACTGAAACATGGCAGCCAGAAGTTGCAGCATCATGAATCTGGTTGGGACCTCTCTCGGCAAACTTCTCCTGCCAAAAGCGGCGGCCCTCTTGGAGCAGCCAACCAAAAAAGATTTTGCCCTCAAGAAAGCGATGGGCATCGACGAGAGGAATCTACAGATTTGCCCAAGCCTAGTAATGCTATGCTTCGGCTCCCTGGCCAGGAGGACCAGTCTCCACAAAACCCATTAATTATGAGGAGGAGGGTCCGTTCTTTCATCTCTCCTATCCCTACCAAAAGACAGCCACATGATATGAAGAACAGTGGCAGTGACGATAAAGGGCGACTGATGACTTCAGCAAAAGAAGGAGCTGATAAAACGTACAACTCCTATGCCCATTCATCTCAAAGCCAAGATGCTGGCAAGTCAGTTGCAAAGGGAGATTCCTTCAAGGACCTGCCAAGTCCTGATAATAGGAATTGTCCTGCTGTTTCCCTCACAAGCCCAGCAAAGACCAAAATATTGCCCCCAAGAAAGGGGCGAGGATTAAAACTGGAAGCTATTGTTCAGAAAATTACATCTCCCAATATTAGGAGAAGCGTTTCTTCCAACAGTGCTGAAACTGGTCCAGATACTGTCACTCTTGATGACATCCTGTCCCTCAAGAGTGGGCCTGAAGGAGGAAATGTGGCTGGACATGGACCAGAGGCtgagaagagaaaaggagagataCCAGATCAAGTGGGGCCAGCAAGCCAGGATACAAGTGGTGAAAAAACTGTTCCGAGATCTTCAGAAGAGTGGCAAAGCAGCGAGgatgataaaaacaaaaaagaggtCCCTGAAACGGCCAGTATTGGCAAAGAGGGAGCAGGATCCAGTGCAGGACCACCACCTTCTCAGAAGTCAGGTGGTCAGGGAAGGTCTGATGGATCTGTGAGTGGAGCTGGAACTCTGACCTTTTCTGACTCAAAAACAATTTCCCCTTCCAGTGTGTTCATTTCTGAACCAAATCCAAAGTCGGAGGAAAAAGATGGAGATGTGACAAACATTTCACCCAAGCCAGATGGTTTCCCTCCAAAGGGATATTTCccctctggaaagaaaaaagggaggcCAATTGGGAGTGTGAACaagcagaagaagcagcagcaacagcagcagctgcctgccccTCCGCCTCCCCCACCAGCACCATCACAGCCTGCAGAAGGGGTGGGTGCTGGTGAGCCAAAGCCCAAGAGGCAAAGGAGGGAGAGGCGAAAACCTGCAGCGCAGCCACGGAAGCGGAAGCCTAGACGGGCTGCTCCAATTGTGGAGCCTCAAGAACCAGAGATCAAGCTTAAATATGCTACCCAGTCTGTAGATAAAACTGACTCCAAGAATAAGTCCTTTTTCCCTTATATTCATGTGGTAAACAAGTGTGAATTAGGCGCTGTGTGCACAATCATAAACgcggaggaagaggagcagaacAAACTGATGAGGGGTCGGAAAGGACAGAGGTCTTCAACACCCCCTCCTAGCAATGCGGAGAGCAAAGTGCTGCCCACCTCAACTTTCATGCTGCAAGGCCCTGTAGTAACGGAGTCTTCTGTCTTGGGGCATCTGGTTTGCTGCCTGTGTGGCAAATGGGCCAGCTATCGTAACATGGGTGACCTCTTTGGTCCTTTCTACCCCCAGGATTACGCAGCTACCTTGCCCAAGAATCCACCTCCAAAGAGGGCCACAGAAATGCAGAGCAAGGTCAAGGTACGGCACAAAAGTGCTTCTAATGGTTCCAAGACAGATactgaagaggaggaggaacagcAACAACAGAAGGAACAAAGAAGCCTGGCTGCTCATCCCCGCTTTAAGAGGCGGCACCGCTCTGAGGACTGTAGTGGAGCCTCTCGGTCACTTTCAAGGGGAGCTTCTTGTAAAAAAGCAACCACtgatggtggcagtggtggtgaAAAGACTCCTTTGGACTCAAAACCGTCTATGCCCACTTCAGAAGGTGGCACTGAGCTGGAGTTACAAATTCCTGAACTACCTCTTGACAGCAATGAATTTTGGGTCCATGAGGGTTGTATTCTCTGGGCCAATGGGATCTACCTGGTCTGTGGCAGGCTCTATGGGCTGCAGGAAGCTGTGGAGATTGCGAGAGAGATG